From a single Deltaproteobacteria bacterium genomic region:
- a CDS encoding FAD-dependent oxidoreductase yields the protein MIKTDYLILGAGPAGSWAVRGIRQEDKEGRILIVGKEPRRAYFLPMLSKGYIQGRYPEEKLYLVKEDFYESNNARFMGGNGAAALDTDKKIVTLEDDEQVSYEKLLICTGGSPFRFRVPGADLRRIYYLRTLDDARIIRSASGSAHEAVVIGGSFIGVELAVALRELGLAVKLLMMENYIFQSLIPEEAGLYLTELMLENGVEIYPRQKVTEFRGRDGLAEWVVTEDGNMFKADMFCAGIGLTLNIGYLEGAGIETGRGIIVNEYLETNVEGVYAAGDVAEFEDIILGYRHLTGHIENALQQGRAAGRNMAGAKVEYAQVTGYDTEIFGTPLMFIGAPDGGEEFCVRRDNDDPRVCFSFRGGRLAGALLIKPGGKDIRVIKELVGMSGDGTHGFKEKLCAPDTDLGALLDKIKGKEGQWSKDDR from the coding sequence ATGATTAAAACCGATTACCTGATATTGGGGGCGGGTCCCGCGGGAAGCTGGGCGGTGAGAGGCATAAGGCAGGAGGACAAAGAAGGGCGGATATTAATAGTAGGTAAGGAGCCCAGGAGGGCTTATTTTCTTCCCATGCTCTCAAAGGGATACATACAGGGACGTTACCCCGAGGAAAAGCTCTATCTTGTAAAAGAGGATTTTTACGAAAGTAATAATGCACGTTTTATGGGCGGTAACGGGGCGGCGGCTCTCGATACGGACAAAAAGATCGTAACGCTTGAGGACGACGAACAGGTATCTTACGAAAAGCTGCTCATATGCACAGGCGGCTCGCCTTTCAGGTTCCGGGTGCCGGGAGCGGACCTGAGAAGAATCTACTATCTGAGAACCCTCGACGATGCCAGGATAATAAGGTCGGCCTCGGGAAGCGCGCATGAGGCGGTCGTCATAGGAGGCAGCTTCATCGGGGTTGAGCTCGCCGTCGCGCTGAGGGAGCTCGGTCTCGCCGTAAAGCTCCTCATGATGGAGAATTATATTTTTCAGAGCCTGATACCCGAAGAAGCGGGCCTATATCTCACGGAGCTCATGCTTGAGAACGGAGTTGAAATATACCCGCGTCAGAAGGTCACGGAGTTTCGCGGAAGGGACGGGCTCGCCGAGTGGGTTGTCACGGAAGATGGGAATATGTTTAAAGCGGATATGTTCTGCGCAGGTATCGGCCTCACGCTCAACATCGGATACCTCGAAGGCGCCGGAATAGAAACCGGGCGGGGAATAATAGTGAACGAATATCTTGAAACCAATGTGGAAGGCGTTTACGCCGCGGGCGACGTAGCCGAATTTGAAGACATAATCCTCGGATACAGGCACCTGACGGGACATATAGAGAACGCCCTTCAGCAGGGGAGGGCAGCCGGAAGGAACATGGCGGGCGCGAAGGTCGAATATGCGCAGGTGACCGGTTACGATACCGAGATTTTCGGGACTCCTCTCATGTTTATCGGAGCGCCCGATGGCGGCGAAGAGTTTTGTGTGCGAAGGGATAACGATGACCCCCGCGTTTGTTTCTCATTCAGGGGCGGGCGTCTCGCGGGAGCGCTTCTTATAAAGCCGGGCGGCAAGGATATCCGCGTGATAAAGGAGCTGGTCGGGATGAGTGGAGACGGAACTCACGGCTTTAAGGAAAAGCTATGTGCCCCTGATACCGATCTGGGCGCGCTTCTTGATAAAATTAAAGGGAAAGAAGGGCAGTGGAGTAAGGATGACCGATAA
- a CDS encoding radical SAM protein, with protein sequence MIEYITPYFRPPSEGKSFILQATIGCSHNQCTYCAMYRKEEQKFRVRPMDEIKSIIDAANENGEITGRVFIADGNALVLSQKKLVEIMGYLREKCPRLDRVRMYANVGDILRKGVDNLKELKALGLDMVYIGFESGDDVVLERIKKGANHEETVKASGMLKEAGIMNSAMVLLGMGGVGRSLEHAEATGKLLTGCDPEYVGALSLQLRPGAPLYEEWKRGEFELPGKFQMIKELEVLVDNTELTDGYFFSNHISNYLPIKAKFPKDKEEVLLQIRTVLNSGDESLLRPDYYRDVINQY encoded by the coding sequence GTGATAGAGTACATAACACCTTACTTCAGACCCCCCAGCGAGGGGAAGAGTTTTATCCTTCAGGCCACTATCGGCTGCTCCCACAACCAGTGCACCTACTGCGCTATGTACAGGAAGGAGGAGCAGAAGTTCCGCGTCCGTCCTATGGACGAAATTAAGTCGATCATAGACGCCGCTAACGAAAACGGTGAGATAACCGGACGGGTATTTATCGCCGATGGAAACGCGCTGGTTCTATCGCAGAAAAAGCTTGTGGAGATAATGGGATACCTGCGTGAAAAGTGCCCGCGTCTCGATCGGGTCAGGATGTACGCGAACGTGGGGGATATTCTCCGGAAAGGGGTAGATAATCTTAAGGAGCTGAAAGCCCTCGGTCTTGATATGGTGTATATAGGCTTTGAAAGCGGGGACGATGTAGTTCTCGAGAGAATCAAAAAAGGCGCAAACCACGAGGAGACGGTAAAGGCGTCCGGGATGCTCAAGGAAGCGGGGATTATGAACTCCGCTATGGTGCTTCTGGGTATGGGGGGAGTTGGAAGGAGCCTCGAGCATGCGGAGGCCACGGGGAAGCTTCTCACCGGCTGCGACCCGGAATACGTAGGCGCTCTATCACTTCAGCTGCGTCCGGGAGCGCCCCTCTACGAGGAGTGGAAGCGGGGGGAATTCGAGCTGCCCGGAAAGTTCCAGATGATAAAGGAGCTTGAGGTGCTCGTGGACAACACGGAGCTTACGGACGGTTATTTCTTCTCGAACCATATTTCTAACTACCTGCCTATAAAGGCTAAATTCCCGAAGGACAAGGAAGAAGTGCTCCTGCAGATAAGGACCGTGCTCAACAGCGGGGATGAATCCCTTCTTCGCCCGGATTACTACCGGGACGTTATTAATCAGTATTGA
- a CDS encoding CopG family transcriptional regulator, with product MAKETKKITLDIDSGKCESLEKIAGAYGKNLSMIINEAIDNYIKDHKWQASETREKAEEAEEGDFATD from the coding sequence ATGGCAAAAGAAACGAAGAAAATCACACTCGATATAGATTCGGGAAAATGTGAATCGCTGGAGAAGATAGCCGGAGCCTACGGAAAGAACCTGAGCATGATAATAAACGAAGCGATAGACAATTACATAAAAGACCACAAATGGCAGGCGAGCGAAACCCGTGAAAAAGCCGAAGAGGCGGAAGAGGGCGATTTCGCCACCGACTAA
- a CDS encoding LLM class flavin-dependent oxidoreductase translates to MPRIATISPVWGCSVEDLRALAKTAEDAGFEGIFSPEVPPFNALSNAQVFAEATSKIKVGTWITNIYMRQAVMAAATSLTIQEITGGRMVLGLGVSHKPVNDRYEIDMGDPVESMRDYVKSVKAFMDGTAPQLTLKREQPKVPVYIAGLTKGAATLAGEVADGLMPYMSTPEYIKELRGYVAEGAKSAGRDPSEIDITLGIPSVVSDDLELARKAGKRGFSPYLNFPFYQRLMINNGYGDAIDKVKAGENPADVFTDEMLDSVALIGPPERCRERLEAYREAGVDLPIIVPSPAGKQGNVEVMKITADAYGG, encoded by the coding sequence ATGCCGAGGATCGCAACCATATCACCCGTTTGGGGATGCAGCGTAGAGGACCTGCGCGCTCTCGCTAAAACCGCCGAGGATGCGGGTTTTGAAGGGATATTCTCACCCGAGGTGCCCCCGTTTAACGCCCTCTCGAATGCGCAGGTATTCGCCGAGGCTACCTCAAAAATCAAGGTCGGCACATGGATTACCAACATATATATGCGCCAGGCGGTAATGGCCGCGGCCACTTCGCTTACGATTCAGGAGATAACGGGCGGCAGGATGGTTCTCGGTCTCGGCGTAAGCCACAAGCCCGTAAACGACCGCTATGAAATCGACATGGGCGACCCTGTCGAGAGCATGAGGGATTATGTTAAGTCCGTCAAAGCCTTTATGGACGGGACCGCTCCTCAGCTCACACTCAAGCGTGAGCAGCCCAAGGTGCCGGTATACATCGCCGGGCTTACAAAAGGCGCCGCAACACTCGCCGGAGAAGTTGCCGACGGTCTTATGCCCTACATGTCGACGCCCGAGTACATAAAAGAATTGAGGGGATACGTCGCCGAGGGCGCGAAGAGCGCCGGACGAGATCCTTCCGAGATAGACATCACGCTCGGAATACCCTCTGTCGTATCGGATGACCTGGAGCTCGCCAGGAAAGCGGGTAAACGCGGTTTCTCCCCGTATCTGAACTTCCCGTTTTACCAGAGGCTCATGATAAACAACGGGTACGGCGACGCTATCGATAAGGTAAAAGCGGGCGAGAACCCCGCCGATGTGTTCACGGACGAGATGCTTGACTCCGTGGCTCTCATAGGCCCTCCCGAGAGGTGCCGGGAGAGGCTTGAGGCGTACAGGGAAGCCGGGGTCGATCTTCCCATCATAGTGCCGAGCCCTGCGGGAAAACAGGGCAATGTAGAGGTGATGAAGATCACCGCCGACGCTTACGGCGGATAG